Within Armatimonadia bacterium, the genomic segment CCCCAGGCGACAGAGCTCCTCCACGCGTTCCATGTAGTAGGTGCAGAAAACAGTCAGCGAGCCGTACTCGGCGGTCCCCGGACGCGCGGTCAACCGTTGCGCAACTTCTCGCTGGACCGTGACGATGACCCCGAGAAAGGGCGGACTGGTCAGGAACAGCTTCTCGAGAATCGGGGTGGTCACGTAGTAGGGCAGGTTCCCCACGGCGACGGAGCCGGGGCTCAGCTCGTCCAGGCCCTCAGCCTCCAAAAAGTCGCCCATGCGCAGCTCGACGCCCGCGTATGACACCAGCAGCTCGCGCAGCGGCGCCTCAAGCTTGCGGTCCTTCTCGAAGGCCACGACTTCGACACCGCCGTCGGCCAGGGCAGTAGTCAGCGCGCCCAGACCGGGGCCCACCTCGACGATCCGCTTCGGCTGGAACTCAAGTGCCGCCGCCGCAATCTTGCGGGCGAGGTTGTCGTCGATCAGGAAGTTCTGCCCCAGCGACTTCACCGGGCGCAGTTGGTGGCTCTCGAGCAGTGTCCGCGTCCGCTGCAGGAGGGACAGCGATGTCAGCGCTCCGGCGTCTGAGGCGCCAGCGCGCTCTAGTGAGGGATCATTCATTGAGGTCGGCCTCGTGCAGTGTGCAGTGAGGAGGGCAATT encodes:
- the rsmA gene encoding 16S rRNA (adenine(1518)-N(6)/adenine(1519)-N(6))-dimethyltransferase RsmA, coding for MNDPSLERAGASDAGALTSLSLLQRTRTLLESHQLRPVKSLGQNFLIDDNLARKIAAAALEFQPKRIVEVGPGLGALTTALADGGVEVVAFEKDRKLEAPLRELLVSYAGVELRMGDFLEAEGLDELSPGSVAVGNLPYYVTTPILEKLFLTSPPFLGVIVTVQREVAQRLTARPGTAEYGSLTVFCTYYMERVEELCRLGPSVFLPQPGVASSALRMIPRREQPREVRDPVSFFLGLRASFGYRRKTLAKALASSPDLSLTREQAQEVLVSAGIDGQRRGETLSFTEFVALGNSIAGHKETP